The Cetobacterium sp. ZOR0034 DNA segment ATTCTATCAAACTCTACATCAGTTTCTGCAACGTGCATTGACACTGGCACATTATATTTTTCAGATAACTCTTTTATTTTTAATAACTCCTCTTTTGTTACTGTATGTGGTCCATGTGGTCCAAATCCTGGAGTAATTAATTCATCATTTTTATATTTCTCAACAAAAGCGACTGCTCTTTCTAATGTTTCACCTTTCTTTTGTCCATCGGCCGTTGGATATTTAATTATATTTTGAGTCATAACTCCTCTTAATCCAACTTCTTTAACAGCTCTTGCTGCATCATCTTCAAATAAATACATATCAACCATAGTTGTTACTCCACCTAAAGCCATTTCTGTAGCTCCATGTCTTGCTCCTAAATAAACCATCTCTGGGCTTACCATTTTATTCTCTAAAGGGAATATATATCTATTCAATCTATCTGGAACATCATCTGCTAATGACCTAAACACAGTCATAGAAGCATGTGTATGAGTATTTATCATTCCTGGCATTATAATTCCCTCTTCAGCATCTATAACTTTATTTGCACTATATTTTTTTAACAAATCTTCATTTCCTATTGATATTATCTTATTATTTTTTATTACCAAAACCCCATTTTCAATAACATCTCTTTTTTCATTCATCGTTAAAATAGTTCCATTTTTTATAATTATATTAGCTGATTCTTTCTTTTCAACTAAAGAACTACATCCTACAATAAATAAACTTCCTACTAATAAAGCACCCTTTAAATAACTTTTCATGTTAATAATCCTCCCAAATAAAAAAATCCCAGCAAGCAAAAGCTCACCGGGGTAAAAAATCAATCCCAATACACTTTTACTCATAGTACCAATTTTACGGTTTGGTGTAGAAACTTTTGGCCATATCCCAAA contains these protein-coding regions:
- a CDS encoding amidohydrolase — its product is MKSYLKGALLVGSLFIVGCSSLVEKKESANIIIKNGTILTMNEKRDVIENGVLVIKNNKIISIGNEDLLKKYSANKVIDAEEGIIMPGMINTHTHASMTVFRSLADDVPDRLNRYIFPLENKMVSPEMVYLGARHGATEMALGGVTTMVDMYLFEDDAARAVKEVGLRGVMTQNIIKYPTADGQKKGETLERAVAFVEKYKNDELITPGFGPHGPHTVTKEELLKIKELSEKYNVPVSMHVAETDVEFDRIKKDFKMTPVEYLDSLGLLNERFIAAHNIFVTDSDIELMKKRDIGIAHNMVANIKSAKGISPALKMHDMGMRVGLGTDGPMSGNTLDIIGQMGYVAKLHKLDTKDRSALPPLKAVEMATIGGARAIHRENELGSLEIGKLADVVVIETKSVNMNPIFDPYSALVYSANASNVDTVIVNGKVIVEDKRIKTVDLEKNSKELNNFKGKVQKIAETL